From the genome of Nerophis ophidion isolate RoL-2023_Sa linkage group LG25, RoL_Noph_v1.0, whole genome shotgun sequence, one region includes:
- the tnfaip8l3 gene encoding tumor necrosis factor alpha-induced protein 8-like protein 3, which produces MDSDSGEQSDGDLSPGQESFNSRSLALQAQKKMVSKMATMAVANMLTDETSSQILDELYKSSVEFTRSKKEAQKIIKDVVKVALKMGVLYRKQQFSVEELQTVERFKKKMNQAAMTAVSFYQVDYTFDRNILSQLLLECRDLLHAVVQQHLSARSHARIDHAFNHFSQLDFLARLYGGGDQYRLSLGKICDGINKLLDEGTL; this is translated from the coding sequence GGCAGGAGAGCTTCAACTCTCGCTCGCTGGCTCTGCAGGCCCAGAAGAAGATGGTGAGCAAGATGGCCACCATGGCGGTGGCCAACATGCTGACGGACGAGACCAGCAGCCAGATCCTGGATGAGCTGTACAAGAGCAGCGTGGAGTTCACCAGGAGCAAGAAGGAGGCGCAGAAGATCATCAAGGACGTGGTCAAGGTGGCTCTGAAGATGGGCGTGCTGTACCGCAAGCAGCAGTTCAGCGTTGAGGAGCTGCAGACGGTGGAGCGCTTCAAGAAGAAGATGAACCAGGCCGCCATGACGGCCGTGTCCTTCTACCAGGTGGACTACACCTTCGACCGCAACATTCTCTCCCAGCTGCTGCTGGAGTGTCGGGACCTTCTCCACGCCGTGGTCCAGCAGCACCTGAGCGCCCGCTCGCACGCCCGCATCGACCACGCCTTCAACCACTTCTCTCAGCTGGACTTCCTGGCGCGGCTCTACGGGGGCGGAGACCAGTACAGACTGTCTCTCGGGAAGATCTGTGACGGCATCAACAAGCTGCTGGACGAGGGCACGCTTTAA